Proteins encoded within one genomic window of Methylosinus sp. H3A:
- a CDS encoding tetratricopeptide repeat protein: MAETPGFFQPPTYRAQARMELGAVRPVTPAARNEVVAPTPPAQLARARKQYARGVEHARADRWREALRFFEEAARCAPDQPNYHYVHGVALCRHDRFDEAIGAFQLELEVTPEHAPSLTEIGTCLARTGRTRQGIPFLQRGLARIPHLPLAQFSLGLALLTERRPKEAIIALSSALTYDGAYADAYRMRGLALTMEGEHDKAVDDLQAAAALDSKNHRALLDLGISLGANAREQQAARLFEMAAKVAPDIALPQYVYGNFLINHRFFEAGLRYVDRAIELDPLQAEPYVGRGFGLLGQGRIDEAVAAYRRAGELKPESAQIAGTLLFALQHYPGVTKQDLLEAHKRWAALYRPTAPRDKLAFSNDPDPTRKPRLGIVSADMHRHAAAFLTLRAFEQLAALGYEIFCYKTDRKREDDDFSERFKAAGKFWRDVSDLDDAALAALVEEHKIDILFDLAGHTAGNRLSVFAQRAAPIQLSWAGYVGTIGLDTYDGVIADPVEIPPQDDEFYAEPVIRLPDCYVCYHPPTNTPEVGPLPALEKGAITFGCFNRPAKINSEVGRAWARIIEQVPDSRILMVYGGLNESATQKALYDVLEKGGLSREHVELVGGAEQPILLDAYANRVDLALDPFPYSGGVTTLEAMWMGVPTVTFVGDTFAGRHSATHLTAAGLAEFCTYSIDDYVALAVDWAKRPQDLAALRAGLRDKVAASPLNDQVRFGQNLSNELSRLWTQWCDRRRARDAAGAGAAA, translated from the coding sequence ATGGCCGAAACTCCAGGCTTTTTCCAGCCGCCGACCTATCGCGCGCAGGCGCGCATGGAGCTCGGCGCCGTTCGTCCCGTCACGCCCGCCGCCCGCAACGAGGTCGTGGCGCCGACGCCGCCCGCGCAGCTCGCGCGCGCGCGCAAGCAATATGCGCGCGGCGTCGAACATGCGCGCGCCGACCGCTGGCGTGAGGCTTTGCGCTTTTTCGAGGAGGCCGCGCGCTGCGCGCCCGATCAGCCGAACTATCATTATGTGCATGGCGTCGCTCTATGTCGCCATGATCGCTTCGACGAGGCGATCGGCGCGTTTCAGCTCGAATTGGAGGTGACGCCGGAACATGCGCCCTCCTTGACCGAGATCGGCACTTGCCTCGCGCGGACGGGGCGCACCCGGCAGGGCATTCCCTTTTTGCAGAGGGGCCTCGCGCGAATTCCCCATCTGCCGCTGGCGCAATTCAGCCTCGGCCTCGCGCTGCTGACCGAGCGTCGCCCCAAGGAGGCGATCATCGCCTTGAGTTCCGCACTGACGTACGACGGCGCCTATGCCGACGCATATCGCATGCGCGGCCTCGCCCTCACCATGGAGGGCGAACACGATAAGGCCGTCGACGATCTGCAAGCGGCCGCCGCGCTGGACAGCAAGAACCATCGCGCGCTGCTCGATCTCGGCATAAGCCTCGGCGCGAATGCGCGAGAGCAGCAGGCGGCGCGCCTGTTCGAGATGGCGGCGAAAGTGGCGCCGGATATCGCGCTGCCGCAATATGTCTATGGCAATTTCCTTATCAATCACCGTTTCTTCGAGGCCGGTCTCCGATATGTCGATCGCGCCATCGAGCTCGATCCTCTGCAAGCCGAGCCCTATGTCGGCCGCGGCTTCGGCCTGCTCGGACAGGGGCGCATCGACGAGGCGGTCGCCGCCTATCGGCGCGCCGGCGAGCTCAAGCCGGAAAGCGCCCAAATCGCCGGCACGCTGCTGTTCGCTCTGCAGCATTATCCGGGCGTCACCAAGCAGGATTTGCTCGAGGCGCATAAGAGATGGGCGGCGCTCTACCGCCCGACGGCGCCGCGCGACAAGCTCGCCTTTTCCAACGATCCCGATCCGACCCGCAAGCCGCGGCTCGGCATCGTCTCCGCCGACATGCACCGCCATGCGGCCGCCTTTCTCACGCTACGCGCCTTCGAGCAGCTCGCGGCTCTCGGCTATGAGATTTTCTGCTACAAGACCGACAGGAAGCGCGAGGACGATGATTTCAGCGAGCGCTTCAAGGCCGCCGGAAAATTCTGGCGCGACGTCTCCGATCTCGACGATGCGGCTCTCGCCGCGCTGGTCGAGGAGCACAAAATCGACATTCTCTTCGATCTCGCCGGACATACGGCCGGCAATCGCCTCTCCGTCTTCGCGCAACGCGCGGCGCCGATTCAATTGAGCTGGGCCGGCTATGTCGGCACCATCGGTCTCGACACTTATGACGGCGTCATCGCCGACCCGGTCGAGATTCCGCCGCAGGACGACGAATTCTACGCCGAGCCCGTCATCCGCCTGCCGGATTGCTACGTCTGCTATCATCCGCCGACCAATACGCCGGAGGTGGGGCCGCTTCCCGCGCTCGAGAAGGGCGCGATCACCTTCGGCTGCTTCAATCGCCCGGCCAAGATCAATTCCGAGGTCGGCCGCGCCTGGGCGCGTATCATCGAGCAGGTTCCGGACTCGCGCATCCTCATGGTCTATGGCGGTCTGAACGAGAGCGCGACGCAAAAGGCGCTCTACGACGTCCTCGAGAAGGGCGGCCTGTCGCGCGAGCATGTCGAGCTCGTCGGCGGCGCGGAGCAGCCCATATTGCTCGACGCCTATGCGAACAGGGTCGATCTGGCGCTCGATCCGTTTCCCTATTCCGGCGGCGTCACGACGCTCGAAGCCATGTGGATGGGCGTGCCGACCGTCACTTTCGTCGGCGACACTTTCGCCGGCCGCCATTCGGCGACGCATCTTACCGCCGCGGGCCTCGCGGAATTTTGCACGTATTCGATCGACGATTATGTGGCGCTCGCCGTCGATTGGGCGAAACGGCCGCAGGATCTCGCAGCCTTGCGCGCCGGCCTGCGCGACAAGGTCGCGGCCTCGCCGCTGAACGATCAGGTCCGTTTCGGACAGAATCTCTCGAACGAATTGTCTCGTCTCTGGACGCAATGGTGCGATCGGCGCCGCGCGCGCGATGCAGCCGGCGCGGGAGCGGCCGCATGA
- a CDS encoding tetratricopeptide repeat protein, with the protein MTQQNIPGARHPDYIRAILDRAVTMIAEGRLESAEVLLATLSEEPSAREVTAYLRGVIAARLMEKSAAQLFFKAALEANPRNAEAHAQLGLLLLDDRPVAAAAAFAAALALEARNPDWHVALASAFHRLGFVDRAKDNLADALALSPDHAEASTRAAAIEAETEETREIEDLSPEDEAILCDALFAEGTRRQGDGDLARAAAIFERVLKRAPMHAFALCNLGALRRVSGDLCRSEELLEQAITADPKLVPARLALAETYVAAGREQEARAQFETAIELEPQNAAARAAYAMALQRMGAPKESILHFHHAILLDQHRPAEFYAALGAALEAVGMRDRAEIALRHAAALAEAS; encoded by the coding sequence ATGACGCAGCAGAATATTCCCGGCGCGCGGCATCCAGACTATATCCGCGCCATTCTCGATCGCGCCGTCACGATGATTGCGGAGGGCCGGCTGGAGAGCGCCGAGGTGCTTCTCGCGACATTGAGCGAAGAGCCGAGCGCCCGAGAAGTGACGGCCTATCTGCGCGGCGTGATCGCGGCGAGACTCATGGAGAAGTCGGCGGCGCAGCTCTTCTTCAAAGCGGCGCTCGAGGCAAATCCGCGGAATGCGGAGGCGCATGCGCAGCTCGGCCTGCTGCTGCTCGATGACCGGCCGGTCGCGGCGGCGGCGGCTTTCGCGGCGGCGCTCGCGCTCGAGGCGCGCAATCCAGATTGGCATGTCGCGCTCGCCTCGGCCTTCCACCGTTTGGGTTTCGTCGATCGCGCGAAGGACAATCTCGCGGACGCGCTGGCGCTTTCGCCCGATCATGCGGAGGCTTCGACCCGCGCCGCGGCCATCGAGGCGGAGACGGAAGAGACGCGCGAGATCGAAGATCTGTCGCCCGAGGACGAGGCTATCCTCTGCGACGCGCTCTTCGCAGAGGGAACGCGGCGCCAGGGCGATGGCGATCTGGCCCGCGCCGCGGCCATTTTCGAGCGCGTCCTGAAACGCGCGCCGATGCATGCTTTCGCTCTCTGCAATCTCGGCGCGCTCCGCCGCGTCTCGGGCGATCTGTGCCGATCCGAAGAGCTGCTGGAGCAGGCGATCACGGCCGATCCGAAGCTCGTCCCCGCGCGTCTCGCGCTCGCCGAGACCTATGTCGCCGCGGGCCGGGAGCAGGAGGCGCGCGCGCAATTCGAGACGGCGATCGAGTTGGAGCCGCAGAACGCCGCCGCGCGCGCCGCCTATGCGATGGCCCTGCAAAGAATGGGCGCGCCGAAAGAATCGATCCTGCATTTTCACCACGCCATTCTCCTCGATCAGCATCGACCGGCCGAATTCTATGCGGCGCTCGGCGCGGCGCTCGAAGCCGTGGGCATGCGCGATCGTGCGGAAATCGCGCTCCGACACGCTGCCGCCTTGGCGGAAGCGTCATAG
- a CDS encoding RNA polymerase sigma factor, whose translation MTIETSRATLINLLLTGYEDLKRRLSRRLGSTDMAADALQDTFLRLYSSVEIGPIKRPNAYILRIATRLAADRRRAELLGGPPESEFFLDIVDDAPDPERIVEARSEIEALKRGMMEMPQRRRDILLAVSIDEVPSSALAKRFGVTKRTIQAELKLALIHCAKQLDRDIGIRMPARRSRISPSFSSDVNGNAEEARGPDDGGASNLRDFRPEDSDSCPQDTCLQDTCLQNTRSEDTRPEDT comes from the coding sequence ATGACGATCGAAACCAGCCGCGCGACTTTGATCAATTTGCTGCTCACGGGATATGAAGATCTCAAGCGGCGCCTATCGCGTCGACTGGGCTCGACGGATATGGCCGCGGACGCCCTGCAGGACACATTCCTGCGGCTGTATTCGAGCGTAGAGATCGGTCCGATCAAGCGTCCGAATGCCTATATTCTCCGTATCGCCACGCGGCTCGCCGCGGATCGGCGCAGGGCCGAATTGCTCGGCGGCCCGCCGGAATCCGAATTCTTCCTGGATATTGTCGACGACGCGCCGGATCCGGAGCGCATCGTCGAGGCGCGTTCCGAAATCGAGGCGCTGAAACGCGGCATGATGGAAATGCCGCAGCGGCGACGCGACATATTGCTCGCTGTCTCCATCGACGAAGTCCCTTCCTCCGCTCTCGCAAAGCGTTTCGGTGTGACGAAGCGCACGATTCAAGCGGAATTGAAGCTGGCGCTGATCCATTGCGCGAAGCAGCTCGATCGCGACATCGGCATACGCATGCCGGCGCGACGAAGCCGGATTTCCCCCAGTTTTTCCAGTGACGTAAATGGGAACGCGGAAGAGGCGAGAGGGCCCGACGACGGGGGCGCTTCGAACTTACGCGATTTTCGCCCCGAAGACAGCGATTCTTGCCCCCAAGACACATGCCTCCAAGACACATGCCTCCAAAACACACGCTCCGAAGACACGCGCCCCGAAGACACATGA